The following DNA comes from Bacteroidales bacterium.
TAAAAATTTTAGCAATCGGATGTAACAGATGATACCCCTCAGAGATACCATACCTTCTCAAAAATTTCCGGTCATTAACTGGCTGCTCATTATTGCAAATATTGTTGTTTTTATCCTCGAGGTAAGCCAGGAAAATACCAGGGCTTTCATTTTTGAATATGGGCTTGTCCCGGCTGAAACCCCTTTGGGAGGAGACAATACCCATACATTTTTCACCAATATGTTCCTGCATGGAGGGGCAGGCCATCTTATCGCCAATATGTGGATGCTTTATATTTTCGGGGATAATGTGGAAGACCGTATGGGAAGTTTCCGGTATCTTATTTTTTACATCCTTGCCGGACTGATTGCCAGTTTTACTCACTACATCCTTAATCTGAATTCCGGAATTCCTGCTGTAGGTGCTTCAGGTGCCATCTCCGGGGTTATGGCAGCTTATATGTTCTTATTCCCCAATAGCATGATCATCGCCTTTGTTCCTTTGCTTTTCCTTCCTGTTCTGATACCTGTTCCGGCCCTCATCTTCATCGGTATCTGGTTTCTGGGGCAGTTCCTCA
Coding sequences within:
- a CDS encoding rhomboid family intramembrane serine protease, with product MIPLRDTIPSQKFPVINWLLIIANIVVFILEVSQENTRAFIFEYGLVPAETPLGGDNTHTFFTNMFLHGGAGHLIANMWMLYIFGDNVEDRMGSFRYLIFYILAGLIASFTHYILNLNSGIPAVGASGAISGVMAAYMFLFPNSMIIAFVPLLFLPVLIPVPALIFIGIWFLGQFLSGTSSLLLGGADAGIAFWAHIGGFLGGLAIYRTFTKKKEQVYRMPFK